Below is a window of Zygotorulaspora mrakii chromosome 3, complete sequence DNA.
CTACAAAGAGAGAGCTACGAAGAGTGGGCTAGGGTTCCGCAAGCCAAAGAGGTATTTACAGTTATTTGTTGCGTGCTGTTGCCGTTTCTTGTTGCCTGTGTGTTCGTACAGCTGAGAAGCGGAGTTTACTCCTGGTCCTTGATGGCTCCTCCGTCCTCAAACGGCGCCTCCTTCCTTGCCTCGTCGAGAGCACTTTTTATACCTTGTCGAGTCAGGTGGGTGTCAACACAGGCTGTGTAGGCGTACCACTGCTTAGAGCATTCGTTCTCCACAGACTTGCCCTTTAAAAACTTCTCACTATACCACTCGTTGAAGCAGCTGTCATATTCCTTTTTCAGGTCTGTACACTCTGGCGCGAAACTTGCAGACATTACGTTGCCCATAACAGATCTGTCACCTCAGCTTATCCACGGCCACCGTTACCCTTGCCAAACACCATGCGGTTGGACAGCTAATCGTCCCGTAAAAGTTCTGATCTGTTTGTAATGCCGACGGAAGACGGGCGGAATTCAGAATTAGGAGCAGATCCGGG
It encodes the following:
- the MDM35 gene encoding Mdm35p (similar to Saccharomyces cerevisiae MDM35 (YKL053C- A); ancestral locus Anc_2.587); this translates as MGNVMSASFAPECTDLKKEYDSCFNEWYSEKFLKGKSVENECSKQWYAYTACVDTHLTRQGIKSALDEARKEAPFEDGGAIKDQE